A single Oncorhynchus tshawytscha isolate Ot180627B linkage group LG01, Otsh_v2.0, whole genome shotgun sequence DNA region contains:
- the LOC112252806 gene encoding LOW QUALITY PROTEIN: serum amyloid P-component-like (The sequence of the model RefSeq protein was modified relative to this genomic sequence to represent the inferred CDS: inserted 1 base in 1 codon), producing MERLFLVHVLFTMCWAVPQDLSGKMFTFPKESDSDHVGLIPKEENYPSVTVCLRYFTDVKRAFSIFSMATPTSTNDFLLFKESNGDMELHVRYVGSTFTGLPDEQNMWMALCGSWDSVTGLSQXWINGKPSARKIGYTAGSVLNGKPIIILGQEQDSYGGNFDKGQSFIGQLSVVEKC from the exons ATGGAGAGACTCTTTCTTGTGCATGTTCTGTTTACAATGTGCTGGGCTGTGCCTCAAG aCCTCTCAGGTAAAATGTTCACATTTCCAAAGGAGTCCGACTCTGATCATGTGGGGCTAATACCAAAGGAAGAAAACTATCCTTCTGTGACAGTATGTCTCAG GTATTTCACAGATGTCAAGAGGGCGTTTTCCATCTTTTCCATGGCAACTCCGACAAGCACCAATGACTTTCTGTTGTTCAAAGAGTCCAATGGTGACATGGAGCTACATGTTAGATATGTGGGAAGTACATTCACAGGGCTACCAGATGAGCAGAACATGTGGATGGCTCTGTGTGGGAGCTGGGACTCAGTCACCGGACTCAGTC GTTGGATCAATGGGAAGCCAAGTGCAAGGAAGATAGGATACACTGCTGGGAGTGTGCTGAATGGAAAACCCATCATAATCCTAGGTCAGGAGCAGGATTCTTATGGTGGAAATTTTGATAAAGGACAATCGTTTATTGGACAACTCAGTGTTGTTGAGAAATGTTGA
- the mocos gene encoding molybdenum cofactor sulfurase isoform X1, which produces MPLHEAMEKESLNFNQLCTFESFEKVWNHYGYKSVFQDVIEREFSRIKGITYLDHAGTTLYPESLVREFYQDICTNVYGNPHSHNPSSRLTHDTVEHVRYRILQHFNTTPDEYSVIFTSGSTAALKLVAESFPWRPPTATEPASQFCYLTDNHTSVVGIRGVISALGVVSLPVSPEEIEARAKDVDQSEGSSCQTPHLFCYPAQSNFSGRKYPLGYVRGIQARQLYPACDSKGRWFVLLDAASFASCSPLDLQEHSANFVPFSFYKMFGFPTGLGALLVRNDTAALLRKTYFGGGTAAAYLAGDNYYVPASNMSNRFEDGTVSFLDIIALNHSFDSLHTLTGGMDKIQVHTFGLTRYTYMLLSSLCHGNGQPVAQIYSDSEFENPSTQGAILNFNLMDCHGQMIGYSQVDKLASLFNIHLRTGCFCNTGACQLFLGITNQVVKSNLQAGHVCGDNIDLVDGRPTGSVRVSFGYMSTFQDCQNFLNFVADCFVEKPVKVDQDKLDRLKSNTSSKGSSQCLLTMLTNGKPDHIDEREHASTDLVVNQRGGKAITKDAKSHEKAQTLTNIYIYPIKSCAAFEVTDWPVGALGLLHDRGWMVVNGNRVCLNQKREPRLCLIHPQIYLPSNTLLLQASGMNTICVPLKNHSEPPQSHRVCQNMVCGDRVETVDCGDEAASWLSEFLGQPCRLIRQSPDFSRNMKKGHEKEVSSTALSLVNEAQYLIVNRASVDLLQRHITNRQESSDDHQPLDTQTLISRFRANLVISGKEPFEEDDWSHLIIGNTHFQVAGRCGRCQMIGVDQSTGAKTKEPLLSLSAYRKGKVTFGVYLVHQSLEDSNSTLSVGSSVKSEMS; this is translated from the exons ATGCCACTGCATGAGGCCATGGAGAAGGAATCGTTGAATTTTAATCAACTGTGTACGTTTGAGAGCTTCGAGAAAGTGTGGAATCATTACGGTTATAAGAGTGTCTTCCAAGACGTGATAGAACGGGAGTTCTCAAGGATTAAAG GCATTACATACCTGGATCATGCTGGAACAACACTATATCCTGAGTCATTGGTGAGAGAATTCTATCAGGATATCTGCACGAATGTATATG gcAACCCTCACAGCCATAACCCCAGCAGCAGACTGACACATGACACAGTGGAGCATGTCAGATACAG GATATTGCAGCATTTTAACACCACTCCTGACGAATACTCAGTGATTTTCACGTCTGGCAGTACGGCAGCTCTCAAATTAGTCGCTGAGAGCTTTCCCTGGAGGCCTCCCACTGCTAcggagccagccagtcagttctGCTATCTGACCGATAACCATACCTCAGTGGTTGGTATCAGAGGAGTTATTTCAGCACTGGGAGTAGTTTCTCTACCTGTCTCCCCCGAGGAGATAGAGGCCAGAGCCAAAGATGTGGACCAGAGTGAAGGTAGCAGTTGCCAGACACCACACCTCTTCTGTTACCCAGCACAGAGCAATTTCTCTGGCAGAAAATACCCTCTGGGGTACGTGAGGGGCATCCAGGCGCGGCAGCTCTACCCAGCGTGTGATAGCAAGGGCCGGTGGTTCGTCCTGCTGGATGCTGCCTCTTTTGCCAGCTGCTCTCCTCTGGATCTGCAGGAGCACTCAGCTAACTTTGTTCCCTTCTCCTTCTATAAGATGTTTGGCTTCCCCACAGGTTTAGGGGCTCTCCTGGTCCGGAATGATACAGCTGCCCTCCTAAGAAAGACGTATTTTGGTGGGGGGACAGCAGCGGCCTACCTAGCAGGGGATAACTATTATGTGCCAGCGTCAAATATGTCTAACCG GTTTGAAGATGGCACCGTCTCTTTCCTAGACATCATTGCTCTAAATCATAGTTTTGATTCTCTCCACACGCTCACAG GAGGTATGGACAAGATCCAGGTGCATACATTTGGTTTAACACGCTATACCTACATGTTGCTGTCTAGTCTTTGCCATGGCAACGGACAACCGGTTGCTCAGATATACTCCGACAGTGAGTTTGAGAACCCGAGCACACAGGGAGCCATCCTCAACTTCAACTTGATGGACTGTCATGGACAAATGATTGGATACTCTCAG GTGGACAAGCTGGCTAGTCTTTTTAATATCCATTTGCGGACAGGTTGCTTCTGCAACACAGGTGCCTGTCAGCTCTTCCTTGGCATCACCAATCAAGTGGTGAAGAGCAACCTACAG GCGGGTCATGTCTGTGGAGACAACATAGACCTGGTAGACGGCCGTCCAACGGGATCTGTGCGTGTATCTTTCGGCTACATGTCAACCTTCCAGGACTGCCAAAACTTCCTGAACTTCGTTGCGGACTGCTTTGTGGAGAAACCAGTAAAAGTGGACCAAGATAAACTAGACAGACTGAAATCGAACACCTCTTCTAAAGGTTCCAGTCAATGTCTGCTCACCATGCTTACCAATGGTAAACCTGACCACATAGATGAGAGAGAGCATGCATCTACAGATCTAGTTGTGAACCAACGTGGAGGGAAGGCCATCACCAAAGATGCAAAGAGCCATGAGAAGGCCCAGACTCTGACTAACATTTACATATATCCAATCAAATCCTGTGCAGCGTTTGAG GTGACTGACTGGCCAGTGGGTGCTCTGGGTCTGCTCCATGACCGGGGCTGGATGGTGGTGAATGGTAATAGAGTGTGTCTGAACCAAAAGAGAGAACCACGCTTATGCCTCATTCATCCACAGATCTACCTGCCCTCAAACACACTGCTCCTGCAGGCCTCAG gaaTGAACACTATTTGTGTCCCTTTGAAAAACCACAGCGAGCCACCCCAGAGTCATAGGGTGTGTCAAAacatggtgtgtggtgacag GGTGGAGACAGTGGACTGTGGCGATGAAGCTGCATCATGGCTCTCAGAGTTCCTTGGACAGCCTTGTCGTTTGATAAGGCAAAGTCCTGATTTCAGTCGCAACATGAAAAAGGGCCATGAAAAAG AGGTCTCGTCCACTGCCCTCTCATTGGTGAATGAAGCCCAGTACCTAATAGTCAACCGTGCCAGTGTCGATTTGCTTCAGAGACATATCACAAACAG ACAGGAATCCTCTGATGACCATCAGCCTCTTGACACCCAGACGCTTATTAGTCGATTTCGGGCCAATTTAGTCATCTCTGGAAAGGAGCCATTTGAGGAAGATGATTGGTCACACTTGATTATTGGAAATACCCATTTCCAG GTGGCAGGTCGGTGTGGCAGATGCCAGATGATCGGGGTTGATCAGAGCACAGGAGCCAAGACCAAGGagcctcttctgtctctctctgcctatcgCAAGGGGAAG GTGACATTTGGTGTGTACCTGGTTCACCAATCACTGGAAGACTCTAATTCTACCCTATCTGTTGGCTCGTCTGTAAAGTCAGAAATGTCATGA
- the mocos gene encoding molybdenum cofactor sulfurase isoform X2, with amino-acid sequence MPLHEAMEKESLNFNQLCTFESFEKVWNHYGYKSVFQDVIEREFSRIKGITYLDHAGTTLYPESLVREFYQDICTNVYGNPHSHNPSSRLTHDTVEHVRYRILQHFNTTPDEYSVIFTSGSTAALKLVAESFPWRPPTATEPASQFCYLTDNHTSVVGIRGVISALGVVSLPVSPEEIEARAKDVDQSEGLGALLVRNDTAALLRKTYFGGGTAAAYLAGDNYYVPASNMSNRFEDGTVSFLDIIALNHSFDSLHTLTGGMDKIQVHTFGLTRYTYMLLSSLCHGNGQPVAQIYSDSEFENPSTQGAILNFNLMDCHGQMIGYSQVDKLASLFNIHLRTGCFCNTGACQLFLGITNQVVKSNLQAGHVCGDNIDLVDGRPTGSVRVSFGYMSTFQDCQNFLNFVADCFVEKPVKVDQDKLDRLKSNTSSKGSSQCLLTMLTNGKPDHIDEREHASTDLVVNQRGGKAITKDAKSHEKAQTLTNIYIYPIKSCAAFEVTDWPVGALGLLHDRGWMVVNGNRVCLNQKREPRLCLIHPQIYLPSNTLLLQASGMNTICVPLKNHSEPPQSHRVCQNMVCGDRVETVDCGDEAASWLSEFLGQPCRLIRQSPDFSRNMKKGHEKEVSSTALSLVNEAQYLIVNRASVDLLQRHITNRQESSDDHQPLDTQTLISRFRANLVISGKEPFEEDDWSHLIIGNTHFQVAGRCGRCQMIGVDQSTGAKTKEPLLSLSAYRKGKVTFGVYLVHQSLEDSNSTLSVGSSVKSEMS; translated from the exons ATGCCACTGCATGAGGCCATGGAGAAGGAATCGTTGAATTTTAATCAACTGTGTACGTTTGAGAGCTTCGAGAAAGTGTGGAATCATTACGGTTATAAGAGTGTCTTCCAAGACGTGATAGAACGGGAGTTCTCAAGGATTAAAG GCATTACATACCTGGATCATGCTGGAACAACACTATATCCTGAGTCATTGGTGAGAGAATTCTATCAGGATATCTGCACGAATGTATATG gcAACCCTCACAGCCATAACCCCAGCAGCAGACTGACACATGACACAGTGGAGCATGTCAGATACAG GATATTGCAGCATTTTAACACCACTCCTGACGAATACTCAGTGATTTTCACGTCTGGCAGTACGGCAGCTCTCAAATTAGTCGCTGAGAGCTTTCCCTGGAGGCCTCCCACTGCTAcggagccagccagtcagttctGCTATCTGACCGATAACCATACCTCAGTGGTTGGTATCAGAGGAGTTATTTCAGCACTGGGAGTAGTTTCTCTACCTGTCTCCCCCGAGGAGATAGAGGCCAGAGCCAAAGATGTGGACCAGAGTGAAG GTTTAGGGGCTCTCCTGGTCCGGAATGATACAGCTGCCCTCCTAAGAAAGACGTATTTTGGTGGGGGGACAGCAGCGGCCTACCTAGCAGGGGATAACTATTATGTGCCAGCGTCAAATATGTCTAACCG GTTTGAAGATGGCACCGTCTCTTTCCTAGACATCATTGCTCTAAATCATAGTTTTGATTCTCTCCACACGCTCACAG GAGGTATGGACAAGATCCAGGTGCATACATTTGGTTTAACACGCTATACCTACATGTTGCTGTCTAGTCTTTGCCATGGCAACGGACAACCGGTTGCTCAGATATACTCCGACAGTGAGTTTGAGAACCCGAGCACACAGGGAGCCATCCTCAACTTCAACTTGATGGACTGTCATGGACAAATGATTGGATACTCTCAG GTGGACAAGCTGGCTAGTCTTTTTAATATCCATTTGCGGACAGGTTGCTTCTGCAACACAGGTGCCTGTCAGCTCTTCCTTGGCATCACCAATCAAGTGGTGAAGAGCAACCTACAG GCGGGTCATGTCTGTGGAGACAACATAGACCTGGTAGACGGCCGTCCAACGGGATCTGTGCGTGTATCTTTCGGCTACATGTCAACCTTCCAGGACTGCCAAAACTTCCTGAACTTCGTTGCGGACTGCTTTGTGGAGAAACCAGTAAAAGTGGACCAAGATAAACTAGACAGACTGAAATCGAACACCTCTTCTAAAGGTTCCAGTCAATGTCTGCTCACCATGCTTACCAATGGTAAACCTGACCACATAGATGAGAGAGAGCATGCATCTACAGATCTAGTTGTGAACCAACGTGGAGGGAAGGCCATCACCAAAGATGCAAAGAGCCATGAGAAGGCCCAGACTCTGACTAACATTTACATATATCCAATCAAATCCTGTGCAGCGTTTGAG GTGACTGACTGGCCAGTGGGTGCTCTGGGTCTGCTCCATGACCGGGGCTGGATGGTGGTGAATGGTAATAGAGTGTGTCTGAACCAAAAGAGAGAACCACGCTTATGCCTCATTCATCCACAGATCTACCTGCCCTCAAACACACTGCTCCTGCAGGCCTCAG gaaTGAACACTATTTGTGTCCCTTTGAAAAACCACAGCGAGCCACCCCAGAGTCATAGGGTGTGTCAAAacatggtgtgtggtgacag GGTGGAGACAGTGGACTGTGGCGATGAAGCTGCATCATGGCTCTCAGAGTTCCTTGGACAGCCTTGTCGTTTGATAAGGCAAAGTCCTGATTTCAGTCGCAACATGAAAAAGGGCCATGAAAAAG AGGTCTCGTCCACTGCCCTCTCATTGGTGAATGAAGCCCAGTACCTAATAGTCAACCGTGCCAGTGTCGATTTGCTTCAGAGACATATCACAAACAG ACAGGAATCCTCTGATGACCATCAGCCTCTTGACACCCAGACGCTTATTAGTCGATTTCGGGCCAATTTAGTCATCTCTGGAAAGGAGCCATTTGAGGAAGATGATTGGTCACACTTGATTATTGGAAATACCCATTTCCAG GTGGCAGGTCGGTGTGGCAGATGCCAGATGATCGGGGTTGATCAGAGCACAGGAGCCAAGACCAAGGagcctcttctgtctctctctgcctatcgCAAGGGGAAG GTGACATTTGGTGTGTACCTGGTTCACCAATCACTGGAAGACTCTAATTCTACCCTATCTGTTGGCTCGTCTGTAAAGTCAGAAATGTCATGA